One Aegilops tauschii subsp. strangulata cultivar AL8/78 chromosome 7, Aet v6.0, whole genome shotgun sequence genomic window carries:
- the LOC109787635 gene encoding transmembrane emp24 domain-containing protein p24beta2, with protein sequence MEGLSWTRACVLVLCIMPFLHQAAAIRFVIDREECFSHNVEYEGDTVHVSFVVIKADTPWHYSEDGVDLVVKDSNGAQVRDSRDKTSDKFEFIVQKRGVHRFCFTNKSPYHETIDFDVHVGHYSYFDQHAKDEHFSPLFEQIAKLDEALYNIQFEQHWLEAQTDRQAILNENMSRRAIHKALFESAALIAASVIQVYLLRRLFERKLGTSRV encoded by the exons ATGGAGGGGCTGAGTTGGACAAGggcttgtgtcttggtcctctgCATCATGCCGTTCTTGCACCAGGCTGCGGCTATCCGCTTTGTGATTGATAGGGAGGAGTGTTTCTCGCATAACGTGGAATACGAGGGGGATACTGTTCATGTATCCTTTGTGGTGATCAAGGCTGACACTCCGTGGCATTATAGCGAGGATGGGGTGGATCTTGTG GTTAAAGATTCTAATGGAGCTCAAGTCCGTGATTCCCGTGACAAAACTAGTGACAAATTTGAGTTCATAGTTCAGAAGAGAGGTGTCCATCGCTTCTGCTTCACCAATAAATCCCCATATCACGAAACCATAGACTTTGATGTGCATGTTGGACATTATTCATATTTTGACCAGCATGCGAAAGATG AACATTTTTCACCGTTGTTCGAACAAATTGCTAAGTTGGATGAAGCACTTTACAACATTCAGTTTGAGCAGCACTGGCTAGAGGCCCAAACCGACCGGCAAGCAATAT TGAACGAGAATATGAGCAGGAGGGCCATCCACAAGGCACTTTTCGAGTCGGCCGCGCTCATCGCAGCCAGCGTCATTCAAGTCTACCTGTTGCGCCGACTCTTCGAGCGCAAGCTGGGGACATCTAGGGTCTAA